A window of Cottoperca gobio chromosome 16, fCotGob3.1, whole genome shotgun sequence contains these coding sequences:
- the setd2 gene encoding LOW QUALITY PROTEIN: histone-lysine N-methyltransferase SETD2 (The sequence of the model RefSeq protein was modified relative to this genomic sequence to represent the inferred CDS: deleted 2 bases in 1 codon) has translation MGEPCDLKHFVKEEGSGASVKVEGLSKAALMKSLSPRVMLSNHLLPKGTKMKVNLEDQSRQKVSFSFAQIKKPLQSPFCIPGSPDKSVAEPNAALSLSTSDKGEENTDIKTEQNQTPMVQTQTPMVQTSIAETHSQTPVSSPTMKTDLAKMHFKKQILSVSVTEEKPSTAVPEEPHSPELQDMQTPTSVTEFPIPEPQNVVSVCPSESDHIEALETRVTTLSPIKPAASSAKDGESSSSAEQDSKVDKRKTRSQSDSAHPGSESDGDSGQMSSSRKSVDTKSKANSDSRSKEVKKSSSSSHVEEKEKSYSKRSENHERSSSYSKSERESRHASSRSSRSDKDRRRSKSRSRSRSRGSRTSSSHSRSERSRGDRGSRSERSYYHDSDRRSHRSSPRRERRRSRSRTDRTRDSSDSEDDHRKTRTRTSDSNRLSSHSSLHKESKSSSYSKSEKASKSADSPHSVEFDKRTQSSKSERTSKRLSDSDSQHKCSPDLDSSYRKSGQIYGNKSETNSKSSSSSMHTHSQTCEKRQKSSSSDSEADHRGKSQASDKIAGSEENCKNSLKTTSRPDSKQRTPSRSSGKTSGHDRQSNYIFHSPGKAPSCTNTTDLCFQSEKEKTDSQEGENECSSQYFKEMVSCPDKKLQESSSKRSKETKSGLEVETSAITLSESLKRAALDNLTNVKDSLYSNNQPHVNSNAAFLNSCSSNDSIMCSQDKNVVDCSPRPKSLDTADIPVTHDIQQNTKPEIVKDLTVNKPHGTSLPLKSDSLFLESEDQLMFEKQNMDTAKKSNSTSKKSRWDIVGQDTSESDNSQRTLCAESKPTVKKVIENKMEFSKDNGQQDSDIKDTIQQEAETHSSLVNQNEISKQEVGSDNTSMTDKYKDQREPSQESISINHCDLKRKVSQKTNRDEPLHVNHTAQVDKAAKMQSWNGDYHEEKSKGSAHKSKLSNTTLLYQDALGGQSEVSDSDNSEYDSDCGEAIKRLHSVVVVPKNSSLVMDTGASPCSLMNSSELHNVNINAVPNQGPQQRQGSPSAFLETSGPCAGVNDSSHSSMLCQSQSNMIDSTSSISAQPYMTGHIGAHGSATDPAHSLDNSRQREQGHTQHNVSSRGERMYTHYQHDDFSSADNINDNNGFSLGWDFSQAEQPSSTYQQPDSSHGPHLPNTKLTETSPKGLEQRQNNATWNHQSPNTQTSRQPYLHVHEHYQNLAGETHPDSLTNDHDDFSGDKLADLSKTAVEGNGLNTPGSSCFVQGHEISSNSRGSTVPDPPREDNFRPHRGRGPPKKRRPEIESESDNEAEAGPAGKRERQENADVSKEPRVKAEMQRPSLNLRDFQDSSKWKEFSRSKKMPPYFDLIEENHYLTERKKSKSHRDIKRMQCECPVLPREERSRGVLACGEDCLNRLLMIECSSRCLNGAYCSNRRFQMKQHADFEVILTEDKGWGLRAARDLIPNTFVLEYCGEVLDHKEFKTRVKEYARNKNIHYYFMALKNNEIIDATLKGNCSRFMNHSCEPNCETQKWTVNGQLRVGFFTSKAVTAGAELTFDYQFQRYGKEAQKCFCGAPSCRGFLGGENRVSVRAAGGKMKKDRSRKSALTTVDEELEALLENGEGLYDEKQVVSLCRLMVRVETMEQKLICLKLIQDTQNPSCLKQFLDHHGLSLLWIFMVELSEAKGNNANNIKLQLEIMKTLAVLPISTKNMLEESRVLTFIQRWAQTKTLINHPGEMDGYSSENTSRAQTPLNTPDGSSTKLGPELDGDASKPAVYRRLKIISENSLDSALSDASKASDGKEEEEEDDDEEEDESSHAGLPDAKELKAEPVCEAADPAKEIAAEELVKEEGQEKEEKEEETEMSTSSQLQPQTEEVEEKLELDLEKEIEIEMKEDTSEVHADELEGPKEPSEEPESGEEKTSQAVTEKAEPEEDPPTAEVPEPESQPMQTDVADLSPEPPSENMEAPAETQEAEKPPPGIEAQPGESTTDAAANSETPEAIMPSEVIAAPVDPSVIGTPSQDEEEGVSDVESERSQEPQLNTLDISGMAARLLDSWKDLKEVYRIPKKSQVEKEANDRSRDRDTALTPRTTSGSREREREREKERERDRDRERDRDYDRDRDRDWDRDRDRDRDRDRDRDRDRDRDRDRDRDRVSDKTPQRSTERRRRRSASPPSSYERSSRRTEERFDTSNSSKTRGVGGKERNKLSTEERRKLFEQEVAQREAQKQQQQQQQQQQQQQLQQQQQQLQQQQQQQLQQQQQQQQQQQQQQQQQQQQQQQQQQQQQQQQQQLQTMVYDPALAYASSPGFITYPHGYPIQTFVDPTNPNAGKVLLPTPPVDPSLNYEETPLISDLGLSSPSSSSQATPVSNLTQHMTTTDLATGNPQQYAQPTVATQDAGVAVLSVPAQAAPQVQGQQSYTTLWDPTTQQAVTVQTQPAQQYTTAPAQAQTQTAIYYQGQPCQTIYSIPTAYPQANTPVIQAYTEPTASYLHGQPVYPGHQQGVVVQQGGTVTTIVTSQTVQQEMIVPNNVIDLPPPSPPKPKTIVLSPNWKVARDPEGKIYYYHIGTRQTQWDPPTCDGYSDNMSVDHESEMDLGTPTYDENPSKFSTKTAEADTSSELAKKSKETFRKEMSQFIVQCLNPYRKPDCKLGRIINTEDFKHLARKLTHGVMNKELKACNNPEDLECNENVKHKTKEYIKKYMQRFGTVYRPKEDTEVD, from the exons ATGGGGGAACCTTGTGACCTCAAACACTTCGTAAA agaggaggggagtgGTGCCTCG GTGAAGGTGGAGGGCCTATCCAAGGCAGCTCTAATGAAAAGCTTGTCTCCCAGAGTCATGCTATCCAACCATCTCTTGCCTAAAGGGACCAAGATGAAGGTCAACCTAGAAGATCAGAGTCGACAGAAAGTGTCCTTCAGCTTTGCACAGATCAAGAAGCCACTGCAGAGCCCGTTCTGCATCCCTGGCAGTCCTGACAAGTCTGTCGCTGAGCCGAACGCTGCCTTGTCACTGTCAACCTCAGacaaaggagaggagaataCAGACATAAAAACTGAGCAAAACCAGACACCCATGGTGCAAACCCAGACACCCATGGTGCAAACATCCATAGCAGAGACACATTCTCAAACACCAGTCTCCTCACCCACAATGAAAACGGACTTGGCTAAGATGCATTTCAAGAAGCAAattctcagtgtctctgttaCTGAAGAGAAACCATCAACTGCTGTGCCAGAGGAGCCGCACTCTCCTGAATTGCAGGATATGCAGACACCAACAAGTGTAACTGAATTTCCAATACCCGAGCCTCAGAATGTTGTCAGTGTCTGCCCGTCTGAGAGTGATCATATTGAAGCCCTTGAGACAAGGGTAACCACCCTTAGCCCCATAAAGCCAGCTGCCTCTTCAGCAAAAGATGGAGAGAGTTCCAGCAGTGCTGAGCAGGATAGTAAGGTAGACAAAAGGAAAACCAGGTCCCAATCTGATAGTGCTCACCCTGGCTCAGAATCAGATGGAGATTCAGGCCAGATGTCGTCTAGTCGCAAATCAGTTGACACCAAAAGCAAAGCGAACTCTGACAGCAGAAGCAAAGAGGTGAAAAAGTCTTCCTCGAGTTCACATgtggaggaaaaggaaaaaagttaCTCTAAGCGTTCAGAGAATCATGAAAGGTCTTCTAGTTACTCCAAATCAGAACGTGAATCCAGACACGCATCCTCACGCTCATCTCGATCAGACAAAGATCGCAGAAGGTCCAAGTCTAGATCACGGTCTAGATCAAGAGGGTCCCGGACAAGTTCATCTCACTCCAGATCAGAGAGATCCCGAGGTGACAGAGGATCACGCTCCGAAAGGTCATACTATCATGATTCTGATCGGAGATCACACCGGAGTTCTCcacgcagagagagaagacgttCTCGCTCACGTACTGACAGAACTCGGGACAGTTCAGACTCTGAGGATGACCATAGGAAGACAAGAACAAGGACAAGTGACTCTAATAGATTGTCCAGCCATTCAAGCTTGCATAAAGAATCTAAATCATCTTCCTACTCAAAATCTGAGAAAGCCTCTAAATCTGCAGATTCTCCTCACTCTGTAGAGTTTGATAAAAGAACACAATCGTCAAAGTCTGAAAGGACTTCAAAGCGACTATCGGACTCTGATTCCCAGCACAAGTGCTCTCCTGATCTGGACTCCAGTTACCGTAAATCTGGCCAGATTTACGGTAACAAGTCAGAGACCAACAGCAAATCCTCTTCTTCCAGTATGCATACCCACTCTCAAACATGTGAAAAACGGCAAAAAAGCAGCTCTAGTGACTCTGAGGCAGATCATAGGGGAAAATCACAGGCCTCTGACAAAATCGCTGGCTCAGAGGAGAACTGTAAAAACTCCCTAAAGACAACTAGTAGGCCAGACTCGAAGCAGAGAACGCCTTCTAGATCTTCTGGAAAAACCAGTGGACATGATAGACAATCAAATTACATATTTCACAGCCCTGGCAAAGCACCGTCATGTACAAACACCACAgatttgtgttttcagagtgagaaagaaaaaactgatTCCCAAGAAGGTGAAAATGAATGTAGTAGTCAATATTTTAAGGAGATGGTTTCATGCCCTGATAAAAAATTGCAAGAATCATCATCCAAGAGATCAAAAGAAACTAAATCTGGTCTTGAAGTTGAGACCTCAGCTATAACCTTAAGTGAAAGCCTAAAGCGGGCCGCCCTGGATAACTTGACCAATGTGAAGGATAGCCTTTATTCTAATAATCAACCACATGTGAACTCAAATGCAGCTTTCTTAAATTCATGCAGTAGTAATGATAGCATAATGTGCAGCCAGGACAAGAACGTTGTTGACTGTTCACCAAGGCCAAAGTCCTTAGATACAGCAGATATACCTGTCACCCATGATATCCAGCAGAACACTAAACCAGAGATTGTCAAAGATTTGACAGTCAACAAGCCGCATGGCACAAGTTTGCCGCTCAAATCTGATTCACTGTTTCTTGAATCTGAGGATCAGCTGATGTTTGAAAAGCAAAATATGGATACTGCTAAAAAGAGCAACAGTACTTCCAAAAAGTCTCGATGGGATATTGTTGGGCAGGATACCTCAGAGAGTGATAATTCACAGAGGACACTCTGTGCAGAGAGTAAGCCTACTGTTAAAAAagtgatagaaaataaaatggagTTTTCTAAAGACAATGGCCAACAAGACTCTGACATTAAAGATACTATTCAGCAAGAAGCTGAAACACATTCCAGCCTGGTTAATCAGAATGAGATCTCTAAGCAGGAAGTCGGCTCAGACAACACATCCATGACCGATAAATACAAAGACCAAAGGGAGCCTTCACAAGAGAGCATCAGCATTAACCACTGTGACTTAAAACGGAAAGtttctcaaaaaacaaacagagatgAGCCCCTGCACGTAAATCATACAGCACAGGTCGACAAAGCTGCAAAGATGCAGAGTTGGAATGGCGATTATCACGAAGAAAAATCCAAGGGTAGCGCTCATAAGAGCAAATTGAGTAATACAACATTACTTTATCAGGATGCATTAGGAGGACAGAGTGAGGTCAGTGATAGTGACAACTCGGAGTATGACTCCGATTGCGGCGAGGCTATAAAACGATTGCACTCTGTGGTGGTGGTGCCAAAGAATTCTTCCCTAGTAATGGATACAGGAGCTTCCCCATGCAGTCTAATGAATAGTTCAGAACTGCACAATGTGAATATCAATGCAGTCCCAAATCAAGGCCCACAACAAAGGCAGGGGAGCCCTTCTGCATTCCTGGAGACCAGTGGTCCATGTGCTGGTGTAAATGATTCATCCCATAGCAGCATGTTGTGTCAATCTCAGAGTAATATGATTGATAGCACCAGCTCCATAAGTGCGCAGCCTTACATGACTGGCCATATTGGTGCCCATGGAAGTGCCACAGATCCTGCCCACAGCCTTGATAATTCCAGACAGCGAGAGCAAGGGCACACACAGCATAATGTAAGCAGCAGAGGTGAAAGGATGTACACTCATTACCAACATGATGATTTCTCCAGTGCTGACAATATCAATGACAACAATGGATTCAGCCTGGGGTGGGATTTTTCACAAGCAGAACAGCCCAGTAGTACATACCAGCAGCCTGATAGCAGTCACGGACCCCACCTACCAAACACTAAACTGACTGAAACCTCTCCTAAGGGACTGGAGCAGAGGCAGAATAATGCAACCTGGAACCACCAATccccaaacacacagactaGCAGACAACCCTACCTCCATGTGCATGAGCATTATCAGAATCTTGCAGGTGAAACccatcctgactctctaaccAATGACCACGACGACTTCAGTGGGGATAAACTAGCTGATCTCAGTAAAACAGCTGTTGAAGGCAATGGACTTAACACTCCTGGGTCATCATGCTTTGTACAAGGGCATGAAATAAGCAGCAATAGCAGGGGTTCTACTGTGCCGGACCCCCCTAGAGAAGACAATTTTAGACCCCACAGAGGCCGGGGCCCTCCCAAGAAAAGGCGGCCAGAGATAGAGTCAGAGTCAGACAATGAGGCAGAAGCTGGGCCTGCGGGCAAGAGAGAGCGTCAAGAAAATGCTGACGTCTCTAAGGAACCTCGTGTCAAAGCTGAAATGCAGCGTCCATCACTCAATCTGCGAGACTTTCAAGACTCCAGTAAATGGAAAGAGTTTTCAAGGTCTAAGAAGATGCCCCCTTACTTCGACTTGATTGAGGAGAATCATTACCTGACAGAGAG aaaGAAGAGCAAATCTCATCGAGATATTAAGAGAATGCAATGCGAGTGCCCAGTTCTGCCAAGAGAGGAGCGTTCAAGGGGAGTATTAGCATGCGGGGAAGACTGTTTAAACCGGCTGCTGATGATTGAGTG CTCCTCACGGTGCCTGAATGGAGCCTACTGCTCTAATCGACGCTTTCAGATGAAACAACACGCTGACTTCGAGGTTATCCTCACAGAAGACAAGGGCTGGGGTCTACGGGCAGCCAGAGACTTGATTCC AAACACCTTTGTACTGGAATACTGCGGGGAGGTATTGGATCACAAGGAGTTTAAAACAAGGGTGAAAGAATATGCTCGCAATAAGAACATCCACTACTACTTCATGGCTCTAAAGAATAATGAG ATCATTGATGCAACGCTGAAGGGTAATTGCTCCCGGTTTATGAACCATAGCTGTGAGCCTAACTGTGAGACCCAAAAG TGGACTGTCAATGGCCAGCTTAGAGTCGGGTTCTTCACCTCCAAGGCGGTTACTGCAGGAGCTGAATTGACATTTGATTACCAGTTCCAGAGATACGG CAAAGAAGCACAGAAATGCTTCTGTGGAGCGCCCAGCTGCAGAGGCTTCCTGGGTGGGGAGAACAGAGTTAGTGTCCGGGCAGCTGGAGGCAAGATGAAGAAAGACCGCAGTCGAAAGAGTGCTCTCACCACG GTTGATGAGGAGCTGGAAGCGTTACTGGAAAATGGAGAAGGCCTGTATGATGAGAAACAGGTGGTGTCTCTCTGCAGGCTGATGGTCCGAGTGGAAACCATGGAGCAGAAACTCATCTGTCTCAAGCTCATACAA GATACTCAAAATCCATCATGCCTGAAGCAGTTCCTGGACCATCATGGATTGTCTTTGCTGTGGATCTTCATGGTGGAGCTTTCTGAAGCGAAAGGCAACAATGCCAATAACATCAAACTGCAGTTAGAG ATTATGAAGACCTTGGCTGTGCTGCCTATCTCTACTAAGAACATGTTGGAGGAGAGCAGAGTCCTTACCTTCATCCAGCGATGGGCCCAGACAAAAACACTCATCAATCACCCAGGTGAGATGGATGGCTACTCCAGTGAGAACACCTCCCGCGCTCAGACACCCCTCAACACTCCTGATGGCTCCTCCACCAAACTGGGACCAGAATTGGATGGTGACGCCTCCAAACCCGCTGTGTACCGCCGCCTTAAAATCATCAGTGAAAACAGTCTGGACAGCGCACTCTCTGACGCCAGCAAAGCATCGGAtgggaaggaggaagaggaggaggacgacgatgaggaagaagatgaaTCCTCACATGCAGGACTTCCGGATGCCAAAGAGTTGAAGGCAGAGCCAGTGTGTGAAGCTGCAGATCCAGCGAAAGAAATTGCGGCGGAAGAGTTGGTGAAAGAGGAAGgtcag gagaaagaggaaaaagaggaagagacggAGATGAGTACAAGCAGTCAACTCCAACCTCAAACTGAGGAGGTAGAAGAAAAATTGGAGTTGGATTTGGAGAAGGAGATTGAGATTGAGATGAAAGAGGACACGAGTGAGGTTCATGCGGATGAACTTGAGGGGCCAAAAGAGCCTAGTGAAGAACCggagagtggagaggagaagaCCAGTCAGGCTGTGACAGAAAAGGCTGAACCTGAAGAAGACCCGCCCACCGCTGAAGTTCCCGAGCCAGAGAGTCAGCCCATGCAAACAGATGTGGCTGATCTTTCACCTGAGCCACCTTCAGAGAATATGGAGGCTccagcagagacacaagagGCTGAGAAACCTCCTCCTGGCATTGAGGCGCAACCTGGTGAATCTACCACTGATGCTGCCGCCAACTCAGAGACCCCTGAAGCAATTATGCCCTCTGAGGTCATAGCGGCCCCCGTGGACCCATCAGTTATAGGAACTCCTTCtcaggatgaagaggaaggtgTCTCAGATGTGGAGAGTGAGAGGAGCCAGGAGCCCCAACTCAATACTTTGGACATCAGTGGCATGGCTGCCAGGCTTCTGGACAGCTGGAAAGATCTGAAG GAAGTATACAGAATACCAAAGAAGAGTCAGGTGGAAAAGGAAGCTAATG ATCGCAGCCGGGATCGAGACACAGCTTTGACGCCACGCACCACTTCTGGTAGCCGAGAACGTGAAAGggagcgagagaaggagagggaacgtgacagagacagagagagagaccgagattATGACCGAGATAGGGATCGAGACTGGGACAGGGACCGAGAccgagatagagatagagacagagatcGCGACAGAGATCGTGACAGAGACCGTGATCGCGACCGTGATCGAGTCTCTGACAAAACTCCTCAACGCAGCacggagagacggaggagaCGCTCCGCTTCACCACCCTCATCCTACGAGAGGAGCAGTCGACGCACTGAGGAACG GTTTGACACATCTAACAGCAGCAAGACACGGGGAGTTGGTGGCAAGGAGCGGAACAAGCTGTCCACAGAGGAGCGCAGAAAGCTGTTCGAGCAGGAGGTTGCTCAGCGGGAAGCCcagaaacaacagcagcagcagcagcaacaacagcagcagcaacagctacagcagcagcagcaacagctacagcagcagcagcaacaacagctacagcagcagcagcaacaacaacaacaacaacagcagcagcagcagcagcagcagcaacaacaacaacagcagcagcagcagcagcagcagcagcaacagcaacttCAAACTATGGTTTATGACCCTGCTCTAGCATATGCCTCCAGCCCTGGCTTCATCACTTACCCTCATGGGTATCCCATCCAGACCTTTGTTGATCCCACCAACCCCAATGCAGGCAAAGTACTGCTACCTACCCCTCCGGTTGATCCCTCGCTGAACTATGAAGAGACGCCTCTTATCTCAGACCTGGGTctatcctctccatcctcctcttcccaGGCCACTCCAGTCTCTAATCTTACTCAGCACATGACCACCACTGACCTCGCCACTGGCAACCCCCAACAGTATGCCCAGCCAACTGTAGCAACTCAGGACGCAGGCGTAGCGGTCCTCTCTGTACCCGCCCAGGCGGCGCCTCAGGTACAGGGCCAGCAGAGCTACACTACTCTCTGGGATCCCACTACTCAGCAGGCAGTGACTGTGCAGACTCAGCCTGCACAGCAGTACACCACAGCCCCAGCACAAGCTCAGACACAGACAGCCATCTATTACCAGGGTCAGCCATGCCAAACCATCTACAGTATCCCCACCGCCTACCCACAGGCCAACACTCCTGTCATACAG